In Alteromonas naphthalenivorans, one DNA window encodes the following:
- the rnr gene encoding ribonuclease R translates to MSDDPHYQREKEKYENPVASREFLMSLLKEEDRPMSFLEICTAVNAEEEDARIGIQRRLRAMEREGQVQFTRQKKYILQDQDELFRGKVIGHRDGFGFLRPEDKSGDLFISAGQMKLFLHDDIVEARVSGTDRRGRKEAFITQVVEPRSEPIVGRYFVEQGFGMVVPDDSRLQYEIVIPPEHVHGARMGQIVVVELTQRPRRKMSPVGKIVEVLGEHMAPGMEIEMALRTFDIPHQWPKGVTKQVKSLTEQVPDEAKEGRIDLRQLPLVTIDGEDARDFDDAVYCEPLDDGGWQLWVAIADVSYYVRNGTALDDEAQQRGNSVYFPEQVIPMLPEVLSNGLCSLNPEVDRLCMVCEMTITAQGKLDTYQFYEAVMNSHARLTYTKVWQILQGDKDLHQRYEAQVPHLRHLHDLYRSLKKARQHRGAIEFETQESKFVFNAQRKIENIVPLIRNDAHKLIEECMILANVSAALTLSENEAPTLYRVHDKPDADRLTAFTSYLAEIGVPHKITDEALPADFTDVVLKTRGRPDEELIQTMLLRSMKQAIYDGDNLGHFGLALEAYAHFTSPIRRYPDLVVHRALKGIIAKQKGKNTVSGAKNYTVEEIEQLGEQCSMTERRADDATRDVADWLKCEFMLDHVGDTFEGVVSSVTNFGLFVRLTEYHIDGLVHITSLDDDFYHYDQVKQILAGESGHRQFRLGDTVEVKVAAVNLDERKIDLLLDKSMLRGPGGKKVKVASAKKPPRNAKRGPKKAAPKGKGAPSRSKKGDKR, encoded by the coding sequence ATGAGTGATGATCCGCATTATCAGCGCGAGAAAGAAAAGTACGAAAATCCGGTAGCAAGCCGGGAGTTTTTGATGAGTTTATTGAAAGAAGAAGACAGACCTATGTCTTTTCTTGAAATATGTACGGCAGTAAATGCCGAAGAAGAAGATGCTCGCATTGGCATTCAACGCCGCCTTCGCGCCATGGAGCGAGAAGGGCAAGTTCAGTTCACCCGTCAAAAGAAGTACATTCTTCAAGATCAAGATGAGTTGTTCCGCGGTAAAGTGATTGGCCACCGTGATGGCTTCGGCTTTTTACGCCCGGAAGATAAAAGCGGAGACCTGTTCATTAGTGCAGGCCAAATGAAACTGTTTTTGCATGACGATATTGTAGAAGCACGAGTAAGTGGCACTGACCGCCGCGGTCGTAAAGAAGCCTTTATTACGCAGGTGGTAGAGCCGCGTTCAGAGCCTATTGTTGGTCGCTACTTTGTAGAGCAAGGGTTTGGCATGGTTGTGCCAGATGACAGTCGTCTACAGTATGAAATTGTTATCCCTCCTGAACACGTACACGGCGCCCGTATGGGGCAAATAGTGGTGGTTGAGCTTACGCAGCGCCCACGTCGTAAAATGAGCCCAGTGGGTAAAATTGTTGAAGTACTAGGTGAACATATGGCGCCTGGTATGGAAATAGAGATGGCGCTTCGCACCTTTGATATTCCGCACCAATGGCCAAAAGGCGTTACCAAACAGGTTAAAAGCCTTACCGAGCAAGTGCCAGATGAAGCAAAAGAAGGGCGAATCGATTTACGTCAGCTTCCACTTGTTACCATCGATGGTGAAGACGCTCGCGATTTTGATGATGCCGTATATTGTGAACCGTTAGATGATGGTGGTTGGCAACTATGGGTAGCCATTGCCGATGTCAGTTACTACGTACGAAACGGCACAGCGTTAGACGATGAAGCCCAGCAGCGAGGCAACTCGGTGTATTTCCCCGAGCAAGTTATTCCTATGCTACCGGAAGTGCTGTCTAACGGCTTGTGTTCACTGAACCCAGAAGTTGATCGCTTGTGTATGGTGTGCGAGATGACCATTACCGCTCAAGGTAAGTTAGATACTTACCAATTCTATGAAGCCGTAATGAATTCTCACGCGCGTTTAACTTACACCAAGGTATGGCAAATACTGCAAGGCGACAAAGATCTTCATCAACGGTATGAAGCACAAGTGCCGCATTTGCGCCATCTTCACGATTTATATCGCTCGTTGAAAAAAGCCCGTCAGCACCGTGGTGCTATTGAGTTTGAAACCCAAGAAAGTAAGTTTGTATTTAACGCCCAGCGTAAAATTGAAAACATCGTGCCGCTTATCCGTAACGATGCCCACAAACTTATTGAAGAGTGCATGATTTTAGCTAACGTTAGTGCTGCACTGACACTGTCTGAAAATGAAGCGCCAACGCTTTATCGTGTACACGATAAACCAGATGCCGATAGGTTGACGGCTTTCACCAGCTACTTAGCTGAAATAGGTGTACCGCACAAAATTACCGATGAAGCCTTACCGGCAGATTTCACCGACGTGGTATTAAAAACCCGTGGTCGCCCTGACGAAGAGCTTATTCAAACCATGCTGCTTCGTTCAATGAAGCAGGCTATTTATGATGGTGACAACCTAGGCCACTTCGGCTTAGCCCTTGAAGCTTATGCGCACTTTACGTCACCTATTCGTCGTTACCCTGATTTGGTAGTTCACCGCGCATTAAAAGGGATTATTGCCAAGCAAAAGGGCAAAAATACGGTTTCAGGTGCAAAGAATTACACCGTTGAAGAAATTGAACAGCTAGGCGAACAGTGCTCGATGACTGAGCGTCGTGCCGACGATGCTACCCGTGATGTTGCAGACTGGCTTAAGTGTGAATTCATGCTTGACCATGTAGGTGACACTTTTGAAGGCGTAGTGAGTTCAGTGACAAACTTTGGTTTGTTTGTTCGCTTAACCGAATATCACATTGATGGCCTAGTACACATTACTTCACTTGATGACGATTTCTATCACTACGATCAAGTTAAACAAATACTGGCGGGTGAGTCGGGACATCGTCAATTTAGATTAGGCGATACCGTAGAAGTGAAAGTGGCTGCGGTTAACCTAGATGAAAGAAAGATTGATTTATTGCTGGATAAGTCTATGCTGCGCGGCCCCGGCGGCAAGAAGGTTAAAGTAGCCAGTGCGAAGAAGCCGCCTAGAAATGCCAAGCGAGGCCCTAAAAAAGCTGCGCCCAAAGGCAAGGGGGCACCATCGCGTTCGAAGAAAGGGGATAAGCGTTAA
- a CDS encoding alkaline phosphatase D family protein gives MDRRSFIKLSSITGASVAIATGLAGCVSTKKPQDSASFTHGIASGDPLHNSVILWTRALPDKKAANANILWEVSTSKDFSTLVASDIAQAQQSRDYTVKVDVSGLNPATRYYYRFKSANSMSEVGTTLTLPKENVSQVTFGVFSCSNYPAGFFTPYADAASQQNIDFVLHLGDYIYEYDGEGYATEHAKELGRTFAEDNDTELYTLEDYRKRYALYRTDQGLLDLHRAKPFIVVWDDHEITNDTYKDGAENHQEDEGDFYARRAAAVQAYYEWLPIRPTFGESRLEIYRQFTFGDLVDLYMLDTRVLARDKQLAYSDFRNPDAPDSEAFDLPSFTKAISAPERGLLGDAQRTWLNTAMNDSKAKWQVLGQQLLIGRMMFPASIFNGVPFEKIPAHVHALANSKRRKLAGETISAQEEKLLAAAMPYNLDAWDGYPVEREKLLTAVQQLNKPVIALAGDTHNAWHNTLTLQDGTAVATELATSSVSSPGMEHYLKMDADTAKIMAEDLPVLIDDLAYCNLHQRGYLTVSFTEKQAVATWRYVDTIKSTSSSTVNSHEFVIEG, from the coding sequence ATGGACAGACGTTCTTTTATTAAATTAAGTTCTATTACCGGTGCCAGTGTTGCCATTGCAACAGGTTTAGCCGGCTGTGTTTCTACTAAAAAGCCACAAGATAGTGCCAGCTTCACTCATGGCATTGCTAGCGGCGATCCTCTGCATAATAGCGTTATTCTTTGGACCCGAGCTTTGCCCGACAAAAAAGCAGCAAACGCTAACATTTTATGGGAAGTATCTACTTCAAAAGATTTTAGTACGCTTGTTGCCAGTGATATTGCCCAGGCTCAGCAATCACGAGACTATACTGTTAAAGTTGATGTTTCCGGTTTGAATCCTGCCACCCGCTATTATTATCGCTTCAAAAGCGCAAATAGTATGAGCGAAGTAGGTACAACATTAACCTTACCGAAAGAAAATGTAAGCCAGGTAACGTTCGGAGTGTTTTCATGTTCTAACTACCCTGCGGGCTTTTTTACGCCTTATGCTGATGCTGCGTCACAGCAGAATATTGATTTTGTATTGCATTTAGGCGACTACATTTACGAATATGATGGCGAAGGCTATGCCACCGAACATGCTAAAGAATTAGGCCGCACGTTTGCCGAAGACAACGATACCGAGTTGTATACTCTTGAAGATTACCGTAAACGCTACGCGCTCTATCGTACTGACCAAGGTTTATTAGATTTACACCGTGCTAAGCCTTTTATTGTGGTGTGGGACGATCATGAGATCACTAACGACACCTACAAAGATGGTGCTGAAAATCATCAGGAAGATGAGGGGGATTTTTATGCGCGCAGAGCCGCGGCGGTGCAAGCCTATTATGAGTGGCTCCCCATTCGACCTACCTTTGGTGAAAGCAGATTAGAAATATATCGACAGTTTACCTTTGGCGACTTGGTTGACCTATACATGCTAGATACTCGTGTTTTAGCGCGAGATAAGCAGTTAGCCTATAGTGACTTTCGCAACCCTGATGCTCCCGATTCCGAGGCTTTTGATTTACCCAGCTTTACCAAGGCGATTAGTGCGCCGGAACGAGGTTTACTGGGGGATGCTCAACGAACATGGCTTAACACGGCCATGAACGATAGCAAAGCGAAGTGGCAAGTATTAGGGCAGCAGCTTTTAATTGGCCGCATGATGTTTCCTGCCTCTATCTTTAATGGTGTCCCTTTTGAAAAAATTCCTGCTCATGTGCACGCCCTTGCAAATAGCAAACGCAGAAAGCTAGCCGGAGAAACCATTTCAGCACAAGAAGAAAAGCTGCTAGCCGCTGCCATGCCATACAACCTTGATGCCTGGGATGGCTATCCGGTAGAAAGGGAAAAATTGCTAACCGCAGTGCAACAATTAAATAAACCAGTGATCGCGTTAGCGGGCGACACGCACAATGCGTGGCATAACACCTTAACCTTGCAAGATGGCACCGCGGTGGCAACGGAGCTTGCCACATCCAGTGTTTCATCGCCGGGTATGGAGCATTATTTAAAAATGGATGCTGACACTGCGAAAATTATGGCGGAGGATCTTCCTGTACTTATCGATGATTTAGCATATTGCAATTTGCATCAGCGGGGATATTTAACGGTATCTTTTACTGAAAAACAGGCGGTTGCCACGTGGCGTTATGTAGATACGATTAAATCCACATCATCCAGTACAGTAAATAGTCATGAGTTTGTTATTGAGGGCTGA